The following are encoded in a window of Drosophila willistoni isolate 14030-0811.24 unplaced genomic scaffold, UCI_dwil_1.1 Seg118, whole genome shotgun sequence genomic DNA:
- the LOC124460808 gene encoding uncharacterized protein LOC124460808, with amino-acid sequence MNIESSIVAGIPEAVGADEQETVCSAHPSGFQEARLRARIAELERQLQMVTRPATRAEDPPSLITDTMPATHRLESDRPINGLQPPLINTRPELPSTIGTMPLISPNTVGGWMTRKIPELPEFSGLPEDWPIFYCAFTETNSVYGCTDLENNQRLVKALKGDARETVKSLLIHPRNVNAVINQLRFRYGRPEQLVRSQLQSVRDVQPIQEHNLAKIIPFATRVSNLAAFLQSINESQHLANPTLLDELTTKLPLDKRVDWARRAASIKPYPTVIDFSVWLEELASVICTIVDSDHREGKRRILYTKFEEETRVEQHGQPCPNCYGSHDITECAEFRLASPTARWRLVKKYRLCFLCLSPGHVVRKCTTKSRCHIGECGRAHHNLLHDFESNYRKASMSKAGHGSPTRPQPVLNNGKQPSPEPRSQQPTQQMNLSCVDTKTTQLLFRILPVTLYWPNRRVETYALLDEASSVTMIDEVLLKDLGLNGERSQLAVKWFKNMTTQEPTKRINLHISGHDKNKKYEFKNVHAVDGLDLPMQTLNQDYLQVINPQSRFPVEAYTNAMPRILIGLDHKYLVVPSSTWKTSNRGPYVAVTRLGWDVSGAFHKHQHTSAPKPCLFAATDTDEVHKMVSEYFELENLGVKPTPPAPSDDDIRAQSILNETTVELLGQYQTGLIWKRDNVNLPSSYKMALNRLKTVERKMERDKQFAQEYKGMINDYISKGYARRVEREEDTAVGSGKIWYLPHFAVTNPNKPGKIRLVFDAAAKVGNVSLNSELLKGPQHYRPLLSVLFHFREGAVAVTGDIKEMFHQIYVQPQDRSSQRFLWRDGDRQREADVYEMQVMTFGAACSPSAAHHVMTLNAMRHQQVDPRAVKAITDYHYVDDYVDSFATEDEAISVSVRVRDIHKTGGFELRRFQSNSPKVVESLGQEGTTNPVGWAEAEEKILGLYWQPATDEFRFNVKYQRIKDDVPTKRQFLSLIMSTFDPMGFLSCFTITGKLLLREIWRRNVLWDEPLPKELSSAFQKWRHQLEGVGLFRCPRHYFGSEMVKSIQLHVFTDASESAYAAVAYWRATYQNGDVQVSFVCGKTKCAPMRTMSVPRLELQAAVLGTRLMNAVKSGHCMETEDVANDEFIQFQRFSEYNRLLRTMTWVLRFVCRCRRQQHKHGKYGLTAAECAKAELVLVRVAQREAFPDELHRLYANRPVQPTSELKGLLPYLDDLAILRASGRIDAALCLPYGARRPIILTHRHPLTDLIVRHYHVRMKHQNVNATITEIRMKFWITKLRRVLQRVIRNCGVGKLQRATPTPPLMGPLPEDRLKPGGWPFEYTGLDYFGPLLVTVGRHQEKRWVALFTCLRTRAIHLELAHDLSTDSCILAMRNFMCRRGPVTKLRSDNGKNFIGADREAKRFTDVFEADKIQDELATRCVEWIFNCPLNPAEGGVWERMVRCEAMAHGTTTEGPVLEANRLNLNSRTQPIRKDDVVYICDPATPRREWSKGIVEEVYTGADGIPRRAAVRDADGNRVHRVIRPVSRLAVLDVMQSLHGGGDVAGRELITE; translated from the exons ATGAATATTGAGTCCAGCATAGTGGCTGGAATACCCGAAGCTGTCGGCGCTGACGAGCAGGAGACCGTGTGCAGCGCACATCCTAGCGGATTCCAAGAAGCAAGACTGCGTGCGAGAATTGCCGAGTTGGAAAGGCAATTGCAAATGGTAACAAGGCCGGCGACACGTGCGGAGgatccgccatctttaattacAGATACAATGCCAGCAACGCATAGGTTAGAATCAGATCGTCCGATTAATGGACTACAGCCACCACTAATAAACACTCGCCCTGAGCTGCCATCGACAATTGGAACAATGCCCCTGATCTCACCAAACACGGTTGGTGGATGGATGACTAGAAAAATCCCGGAACTGCCAGAGTTTTCGGGACTACCAGAAGATTGGCCAATATTCTACTGCGCGTTTACTGAAACAAATAGTGTATATGGATGCACGGATTTGGAGAATAATCAGCGTCTGGTTAAAGCTCTTAAGGGCGATGCCCGTGAAACTGTTAAATCTCTGCTTATCCATCCCAGAAATGTGAACGCAGTCATAAATCAACTAAGATTCCGTTATGGTCGTCCGGAGCAGCTCGTACGCAGTCAGCTTCAAAGCGTGCGTGATGTTCAACCGATACAAGAGCACAATTTAGCAAAGATTATTCCATTCGCTACGCGCGTGAGTAACCTGGCTGCGTTTTTACAATCTATCAACGAGAGCCAGCACTTGGCTAATCCAACCCTGTTAGATGAACTAACCACGAAATTGCCGCTGGACAAGAGAGTGGACTGGGCTAGACGCGCCGCATCTATAAAGCCCTACCCGACTGTCATCGACTTTAGCGTCTGGTTAGAAGAACTAGCTAGCGTAATATGCACTATCGTGGACTCCGACCACAGGGAAGGCAAACGACGAATACTGTACACGAAGTTTGAAGAAGAGACGCGCGTCGAGCAACATGGCCAACCCTGTCCAAACTGTTACGGGTCACACGATATAACCGAATGTGCGGAGTTTCGTCTTGCTTCACCGACTGCGAGATGGAGACTTGTCAAGAAGTACCGTCTATGTTTCTTGTGCTTGAGTCCCGGGCACGTAGTTCGAAAGTGTACCACCAAGTCCAGATGCCATATAGGTGAATGCGGGCGAGCTCACCATAACCTCCTACATGATTTCGAGTCTAATTACAGGAAGGCTTCAATGTCAAAGGCTGGACATGGAAGCCCCACGAGGCCTCAACCAGTACTCAACAATGGCAAGCAGCCCTCACCGGAACCAAGAAGCCAACAGCCAACCCAACAGATGAACTTAAGTTGTGTTGACACTAAGACAACGCAACTATTGTTTCGGATCCTGCCAGTGACGCTTTATTGGCCGAACCGTCGAGTAGAGACGTACGCACTGCTTGACGAAGCATCATCGGTAACCATGATCGATGAAGTGCTACTCAAGGATTTGGGCCTTAATGGAGAACGCAGTCAACTTGCAGTCAAATGGTTTAAAAATATGACAACCCAAGAGCCAACAAAGAGGATAAACTTACACATTAGTGGACATGATAAAAACAAGAAGTACGAATTTAAGAATGTGCATGCAGTGGATGGGTTAGATCTGCCGATGCAGACCTTGAATCAGGACTACCTCCAAGTAATCAATCCGCAATCACGTTTCCCTGTTGAGGCATATACTAACGCGATGCCTAGGATCCTAATAGGCCTGGATCACAAGTACCTTGTCGTGCCATCCAGCACCTGGAAAACCTCCAATAGGGGACCGTACGTGGCCGTTACTAGGTTAGGATGGGATGTTTCTGGGGCGTTCCACAAGCATCAACATACATCTGCGCCAAAGCCATGTCTATTTGCAGCAACGGACACCGATGAAGTTCATAAGATGGTCAGCGAATACTTTGAACTGGAGAACCTAGGGGTGAAGCCAACTCCACCAGCCCCTTCAGATGACGACATACGGGCACAAAGTATTTTGAACGAGACGACGGTAGAATTACTCGGGCAGTACCAGACGGGATTAATCTGGAAACGTGACAACGTAAATCTACCTTCCAGTTATAAAATGGCGTTAAATAGGTTGAAAACTGTTGAAAGAAAAATGGAAAGAGATAAACAGTTTGCCCAAGAGTATAAAGGAATGATAAACGATTACATAAGTAAAGGATACGCTCGACGTGTAGAGCGAGAAGAAGACACTGCAGTCGGCAGCGGCAAAATATGGTATTTGCCGCATTTCGCAGTGACGAACCCGAATAAGCCAGGGAAAATTCGGCTAGTCTTTGACGCGGCTGCCAAAGTGGGCAACGTGTCACTGAATTCAGAGCTATTAAAGGGACCACAGCACTATAGGCCGCTTCTTTCTGTTCTATTCCATTTCAGAGAAGGAGCTGTTGCGGTCACCGGAGACATCAAAGAAATGTTCCACCAGATCTATGTACAGCCCCAGGACCGAAGTTCTCAACGGTTCCTGTGGCGGGATGGAGATAGACAACGAGAAGCTGATGTGTACGAGATGCAGGTGATGACCTTTGGAGCTGCCTGTTCTCCAAGTGCCGCACATCATGTCATGACGCTAAATGCGATGCGTCACCAACAAGTAGACCCACGAGCGGTCAAAGCTATTACAGACTATCATTATGTGGACGATTATGTGGACAGTTTCGCCACTGAGGACGAAGCTATATCAGTCTCTGTCAGGGTCAGAGACATACACAAGACTGGAGGATTTGAGCTACGCCGATTTCAATCCAACTCACCTAAGGTTGTGGAGTCCTTGGGTCAAGAAGGAACCACCAACCCAGTTGGGTGGGCTGAAGCAGAGGAGAAAATTCTTGGATTGTATTGGCAGCCAGCGACCGATGAATTTAGGTTTAACGTGAAGTACCAGAGGATCAAGGACGATgtgcctaccaagaggcaatTCCTCAGCCTAATCATGTCAACGTTCGACCCGATGGGGTTCCTGAGTTGTTTCACCATTACCGGCAAGTTATTATTACGCGAGATTTGGAGAAGGAATGTTTTATGGGATGAACCGTTGCCAAAAGAACTCAGCAGCGCCTTCCAGAAATGGCGCCATCAGCTAGAAGGAGTGGGTCTGTTCCGATGCCCGCGTCACTACTTTGGATCAGAAATGGTGAAGTCAATACAATTACATGTCTTCACTGACGCCAGTGAGTCGGCGTACGCGGCTGTGGCCTACTGGAGGGCCACCTACCAAAATGGGGATGTACAAGTGAGTTTCGTTTGTGGTAAAACGAAATGCGCTCCGATGAGAACCATGTCAGTTCCACGACTGGAGCTGCAGGCAGCGGTGCTCGGTACACGCTTGATGAACGCTGTGAAGAGTGGACACTGCATGGAGACGGAAGATGTTGCTAACGACGAATTTATACAATTTCAGAGATTCTCGGAGTACAACCGACTGTTGAGGACTATGACTTGGGTTCTCCGATTCGTGTGTCGGTGCCGTCGTCAGCAGCACAAACATGGAAAATATGGATTGACTGCAGCCGAATGTGCGAAAGCCGAACTTGTCTTGGTTCGTGTTGCTCAAAGGGAAGCGTTCCCAGACGAGTTGCATCGCCTATATGCAAACAGACCAGTCCAGCCGACGAGTGAGCTGAAGGGACTGCTACCCTACCTTGACGACTTAGCGATTCTACGCGCATCTGGGAGAATCGATGCGGCCCTGTGTTTACCGTATGGGGCGAGAAGGCCCATCATTCTCACGCATAGGCACCCACTGACGGATTTGATCGTTCGTCACTACCATGTAAGGATGAAACATCAGAATGTAAACGCAACTATCACCGAGATCCGCATGAAGTTCTGGATAACGAAACTGCGCCGGGTACTGCAGCGGGTTATCCGGAACTGTGGTGTGGGCAAACTCCAGCGTGCAACCCCAACCCCACCTTTAATGGGTCCGTTGCCTGAAGATCGCCTAAAACCGGGTGGATGGCCATTTGAGTACACTGGTTTAGACTATTTCGGACCACTACTTGTGACGGTGGGTCGACACCAAGAGAAGAGGTGGGTGGCTCTATTCACCTGTCTAAGAACTAGAGCAATTCACCTGGAGCTAGCCCACGATTTGTCAACAGACTCCTGCATACTTGCGATGAGGAATTTTATGTGCCGCCGAGGACCAGTAACAAAGCTGCGTAGTGACAATGGGAAGAATTTCATCGGCGCAGACAGGGAAGCCAAACGGTTTACCGACGTTTTTGAAGCAGACAAGATCCAGGACGAGCTTGCTACCCGTTGTGTGGAGTGGATTTTTAACTGCCCTCTCAACCCCGCGGAGGGAGGAGTCTGGGAGAGGATGGTCCGATGC GAAGCAATGGCGCATGGCACGACTACTGAGGGACCGGTTCTGGAAGCG aacagactcaatcttaattcGCGCACCCAGCCAATCAGAAAGGATGATGTCGTCTACATCTGTGACCCTGCAACACCACGACGAGAATGGAGCAAGGGTATAGTCGAGGAGGTATACACCGGAGCAGATGGGATACCTCGGCGAGCAGCTGTAAGAGACGCCGATGGAAATAGGGTTCACAGGGTAATACGTCCCGTCTCCAGACTAGCGGTCCTAGATGTGATGCAGTCGCTTCACGGGGGCGGGGATGTCGCGGGACGGGAATTGATCACCGAATAA